Proteins encoded in a region of the Stieleria neptunia genome:
- a CDS encoding sulfatase-like hydrolase/transferase — MKTFVSLVLLLLSARVGLADDRPNIVFFFTDDQTTSTIGCYGNDVIQTPNIDALAARGTRFENMFVSHSICWVSRTTILSGLTGRSYGSPGNPDQARAEAVNTLYSDILRQRGYRTGYFGKWHAKMPNGYKREDHFDEFEAIGRNPFYKKQPDGSLRHETEVIVDRGVEFIKSQPKDKPFALNMWFNACHAEDGDRRPGIGHFAWPRAVDGMYDDIDIAPPRLNAPEIFEALPDFLKTTINRERFFWRWNTDEKYQTNVRAYYRMVSGIDNAIGRFLSELDKAGLADNTIIVYSADNGYHMGNRGLAGKWSHYEESLRVPLIIADPRVDQDQQGKVTDAIALNLDLPATFVDWSGGDVPERYQGHSLQPVVSGDKPSNWRTESFHEHFAVRTRIPAFEGIRNAQFKYVRYFDHGNREFLHDLKQDPDELVNLADDPAHAETLAAMRQRTDQRVKELGGPIDPLKAPFTASTVPHPEASAAVSFRPGADGFVNLLNGRNLSGWVGDSKYWSIRDGALTGVTDGSLKMNRFITWKGSTIRNFDLRVKVKVSPSGNSGLQYRGTSRPDLGLDVVTGYQCDVVADNPNYNGMLYEEKGRRILSHTGEKVIIDPQGQPWIVGNMPVKEFPADQWHDYRVLVKGNHHQHWIDGHMTADLIDLDENGRALEGVLAVQVHVGPAMTIQYKDFKIKHLPDDLPLIQPSDAVIPTGAVGVRPQGRLPKDWKPPVYGK, encoded by the coding sequence ATGAAAACGTTTGTTTCACTCGTTCTGCTGCTGTTGTCCGCTCGCGTGGGTCTCGCCGACGACCGGCCCAACATCGTCTTTTTTTTCACCGATGACCAGACGACCAGCACCATCGGGTGCTACGGCAACGATGTCATCCAGACGCCGAACATCGACGCGCTGGCGGCTCGCGGGACGCGGTTTGAAAACATGTTCGTCAGCCATTCGATCTGTTGGGTCAGTCGGACGACGATTCTGAGTGGCCTGACCGGTCGCAGCTATGGCTCCCCGGGCAATCCCGATCAGGCGCGGGCCGAAGCGGTCAATACGCTTTACTCGGACATCTTGCGGCAGCGTGGTTACCGCACCGGATACTTCGGCAAGTGGCACGCCAAAATGCCCAACGGCTACAAGCGCGAAGACCACTTTGACGAGTTCGAAGCGATCGGTCGCAACCCGTTCTACAAGAAACAACCCGACGGTAGCTTGCGGCACGAAACCGAAGTGATCGTCGACCGGGGCGTCGAGTTCATCAAATCGCAGCCGAAAGACAAACCGTTCGCGCTGAACATGTGGTTCAACGCCTGCCACGCCGAAGACGGTGATCGCCGACCCGGGATCGGCCACTTTGCCTGGCCGCGCGCCGTCGATGGCATGTACGACGACATCGACATCGCCCCACCGCGTTTGAACGCTCCCGAGATTTTCGAAGCCCTGCCCGACTTCCTCAAAACAACGATCAATCGCGAACGATTTTTCTGGCGCTGGAACACCGACGAAAAATACCAAACGAATGTTCGTGCGTACTACCGAATGGTCAGCGGGATCGACAACGCGATCGGCCGCTTCCTTTCCGAACTGGACAAGGCCGGATTGGCGGACAACACGATCATCGTCTACTCGGCGGACAACGGCTATCACATGGGCAATCGTGGGTTGGCCGGGAAATGGTCGCACTATGAAGAATCGCTGCGTGTGCCGCTAATCATCGCCGACCCGCGCGTCGATCAGGATCAACAGGGTAAGGTGACCGACGCGATCGCGTTGAACCTCGATTTGCCCGCCACGTTTGTCGATTGGTCCGGCGGCGATGTTCCCGAGCGATACCAGGGACACAGTTTGCAACCGGTTGTTTCCGGTGACAAACCGTCCAATTGGCGCACCGAATCCTTTCACGAACACTTTGCCGTCCGCACACGCATCCCGGCATTCGAAGGCATTCGCAACGCACAATTCAAGTACGTCCGCTACTTTGATCACGGCAACCGTGAGTTCCTGCATGATTTGAAGCAGGACCCCGATGAACTGGTAAATTTGGCCGATGATCCCGCCCACGCCGAAACGCTGGCGGCGATGCGTCAGCGGACGGACCAACGAGTGAAAGAGCTTGGCGGTCCGATCGACCCGCTGAAAGCGCCCTTCACCGCGTCAACGGTTCCGCATCCCGAGGCGTCTGCGGCCGTCTCGTTCCGACCGGGGGCAGACGGGTTTGTCAATCTGCTCAATGGCCGAAACTTGAGCGGCTGGGTCGGCGATTCGAAATACTGGTCGATCCGCGACGGGGCGTTGACCGGAGTGACCGACGGATCGCTGAAGATGAATCGCTTCATCACGTGGAAGGGTTCGACGATCCGCAACTTTGACTTGCGTGTCAAAGTCAAGGTGTCGCCTAGTGGGAATAGTGGGCTGCAGTATCGTGGTACCTCTCGGCCCGATCTGGGCCTGGACGTGGTGACCGGATACCAATGCGACGTCGTTGCCGACAACCCGAACTACAACGGGATGCTGTACGAAGAGAAAGGGCGTCGGATTCTTTCCCACACCGGTGAAAAAGTAATCATCGACCCGCAGGGACAGCCCTGGATCGTCGGCAATATGCCGGTCAAAGAGTTTCCCGCCGATCAGTGGCATGACTATCGTGTCCTGGTCAAAGGCAATCACCACCAGCATTGGATCGACGGTCACATGACCGCGGACCTGATCGACTTGGACGAAAACGGTCGGGCGCTCGAAGGCGTGCTTGCCGTTCAAGTCCACGTCGGTCCCGCGATGACGATCCAGTACAAGGATTTCAAGATCAAGCACCTGCCGGACGACTTGCCACTGATCCAACCGTCCGATGCGGTCATCCCGACCGGTGCCGTCGGCGTGCGGCCGCAAGGCCGTTTACCCAAAGACTGGAAACCACCGGTCTACGGCAAATAG
- a CDS encoding redoxin domain-containing protein, which yields MRWVRKLVKMIGVRFDWFNASNASLSHMILQRISFLIVLVCFHAMLAGISAMASGSEDESAAIIGSKVADFTLDNCYGKPVSLSDFDDRHAIAIVFLGTECPLAKLYGPRLTDIQQRYADRGIQVIGINSNTQDSLTEIAAYVHRHAIGFPMLKDLGNVVADAMGAKRTPEVFLIDREHKVRYHGRIDDQYGVGYARERDAEPELTRAIDQLLAGQPIGVPRTEPVGCHIGRVKAIEATGEVTYTKHIAAIFNAHCVKCHRDGEIAPFTLTRYDDVLGWEDTILEVIADNRMPPWSANPAHGTFANDPRLSQRERELIETWVDNGMPEGDPRDLPTPPEFIAGWQMGRPDEVIKMRDHAFRVPAEGIIDYQRFVVDPGWDEDKYIVAAEARPDQRSVVHHILVYVIPAGERREDLRQVVAGYAPGSPPMVLTEGVALQVKAGSKLLFEMHYTPNGTEQDDLSYVGVRFTNNENVRKLLRGRLAINTEFVIPAGESHHVVSATYDAHTEENLISMSPHMHLRGKSFRYVAHFPDKTSKVLLDVPNYDFNWQLKYVLAEPLRIPRNTRIECTAVFDNSESNLTNPDPTKPVRWGDQSSEEMMIGFMDTVPVNDDF from the coding sequence ATGCGTTGGGTTCGAAAATTGGTGAAAATGATCGGCGTTCGGTTTGATTGGTTCAACGCCTCCAACGCATCGCTGTCTCACATGATCCTGCAACGCATTTCATTTTTGATCGTTCTGGTCTGCTTCCACGCGATGCTTGCGGGCATTTCGGCGATGGCGTCAGGCTCTGAAGATGAATCGGCCGCAATTATCGGTTCGAAGGTCGCGGATTTCACGCTGGATAATTGTTATGGCAAACCGGTTTCATTAAGTGACTTTGATGACCGTCATGCGATCGCCATCGTCTTTCTCGGGACAGAATGTCCGCTGGCGAAATTGTACGGTCCGCGATTGACCGACATTCAACAGCGTTATGCCGATCGCGGGATTCAAGTGATTGGAATCAATTCCAACACGCAAGACAGCTTGACCGAAATCGCGGCCTACGTGCACCGTCACGCGATCGGTTTTCCGATGTTGAAAGACTTGGGCAATGTCGTCGCCGATGCGATGGGGGCCAAAAGGACGCCGGAGGTGTTTTTGATCGACCGGGAACACAAGGTCCGCTATCACGGTCGGATTGATGATCAATATGGCGTCGGCTACGCGCGTGAACGTGACGCCGAACCGGAGTTGACGCGTGCGATCGATCAATTGCTGGCCGGCCAGCCGATTGGTGTGCCGCGAACCGAACCGGTCGGCTGTCACATCGGACGTGTGAAAGCGATCGAGGCGACGGGCGAGGTGACCTATACCAAACACATCGCGGCGATCTTCAACGCCCATTGCGTCAAATGCCACCGCGACGGCGAGATCGCTCCTTTTACGTTGACCCGCTACGACGACGTGCTGGGATGGGAGGACACGATCCTGGAGGTCATCGCCGACAATCGCATGCCCCCCTGGTCGGCCAATCCGGCACACGGAACCTTTGCCAACGATCCTCGTTTGAGCCAGCGGGAACGCGAGCTGATTGAAACCTGGGTCGACAACGGAATGCCCGAAGGCGATCCCCGTGATCTGCCCACCCCACCGGAATTTATCGCCGGATGGCAAATGGGACGTCCCGACGAAGTCATCAAGATGCGAGACCATGCGTTTCGAGTGCCCGCCGAAGGGATCATCGATTACCAACGGTTTGTCGTCGATCCGGGCTGGGACGAGGACAAGTACATCGTCGCGGCCGAAGCGCGGCCGGATCAGCGAAGTGTCGTGCATCACATTCTGGTCTACGTGATCCCCGCGGGTGAACGACGCGAGGATTTGCGCCAAGTCGTTGCCGGTTACGCGCCGGGCAGCCCCCCCATGGTTCTAACCGAAGGCGTCGCATTACAAGTCAAAGCTGGCAGCAAGTTGCTGTTCGAAATGCACTACACACCCAACGGTACCGAGCAGGATGACCTCAGCTACGTCGGTGTCCGATTCACGAACAATGAAAACGTTCGCAAACTGCTGCGGGGTCGTTTAGCGATCAACACCGAGTTTGTGATTCCGGCTGGCGAATCCCATCACGTCGTTTCAGCGACCTACGACGCCCACACTGAAGAGAACCTGATCAGCATGTCTCCCCACATGCACCTGCGAGGGAAATCGTTCCGCTACGTTGCCCATTTCCCAGACAAGACCAGCAAAGTGTTGCTCGATGTGCCGAACTATGACTTCAATTGGCAATTGAAATACGTGCTCGCCGAACCGCTGCGCATCCCACGCAACACCCGAATCGAATGCACGGCCGTGTTCGACAACAGCGAATCCAACCTGACCAATCCCGATCCGACCAAGCCGGTCCGCTGGGGGGATCAAAGTTCTGAAGAAATGATGATCGGATTCATGGACACCGTCCCCGTCAACGACGATTTCTGA
- a CDS encoding LysR family transcriptional regulator encodes MELDQLRYFLQVAVDGNFTRAAEHLGISQPALSRSIGRLEEEIGQPVFERQTRCVSLTDAGKLLQGRAKEVLSILEDTLAEIVDDGQVGRIRVGAIPTIAPFFLPGLLRRFSQDYPQATLVVQEETTEALLKACADGLVDVAILALPIQAKYLEIEELFEEELLLVLPPNHQLVSKESIELSDIDQIPFVLLGEAHCLSDNIVSFCRRQSFHPVSVERTSQMATVQELVSLDHGISMIPMMARRLDQSRRRVYRSLSGVKPTRKIVAVWNPYRFQSRLLEAFRKTLRDHVQTLSGDEPAAS; translated from the coding sequence ATGGAATTGGACCAACTACGATACTTCTTGCAGGTCGCTGTGGACGGCAATTTCACGCGTGCGGCAGAGCATTTGGGAATCTCCCAACCGGCGCTGAGTCGATCGATCGGACGGCTGGAGGAGGAAATCGGGCAGCCCGTGTTCGAACGACAAACGCGATGCGTGTCACTAACCGATGCCGGCAAACTATTACAGGGTCGCGCCAAAGAGGTATTGTCGATCCTGGAAGACACGCTCGCGGAGATCGTTGACGATGGACAAGTCGGCCGCATTCGCGTGGGGGCCATCCCGACGATCGCACCGTTTTTCTTGCCCGGCCTGCTGCGCCGATTTTCGCAGGACTATCCCCAAGCCACGCTGGTCGTTCAGGAAGAAACGACGGAAGCATTGTTGAAAGCGTGCGCCGATGGCCTGGTCGATGTGGCGATTCTTGCGTTGCCGATTCAAGCCAAGTACCTGGAGATCGAAGAACTGTTTGAGGAGGAGCTGTTGTTGGTGTTGCCGCCGAATCACCAGCTCGTTTCGAAAGAATCGATCGAGCTGTCGGATATCGATCAGATTCCCTTCGTCTTGCTCGGGGAAGCCCATTGTCTCTCCGACAACATTGTTTCTTTCTGCCGCAGACAATCGTTTCATCCCGTTTCTGTTGAACGCACCAGCCAGATGGCGACGGTCCAGGAACTCGTCTCGCTGGATCATGGCATCTCGATGATTCCGATGATGGCCCGACGTTTGGATCAATCCCGGCGCCGCGTCTATCGCTCGCTCAGCGGTGTCAAGCCGACGCGCAAGATCGTCGCCGTGTGGAATCCGTATCGCTTTCAAAGTCGTTTGCTGGAAGCATTCCGCAAGACGCTGCGGGATCACGTCCAGACGCTGTCCGGCGACGAACCGGCCGCATCATAG
- a CDS encoding TatD family hydrolase, with the protein MTLRLFDTHAHLNVDAFAEGLDQTVSRARDAGVEAIMVIGIDAATSRRACDLAAEYPGFLYAAVGIQPNSAAEADVGDFAIIEELAGYPGVRAIGETGLDCYWDDTPIELQHVYFDRHMQLCRDTSLPMVIHMRDSGDLIVDQLKRQSSVPPGIMHSFTGDWACAKTCLDLGLHISFAGMVTFKKSDELREVARQVPEDRLLIETDSPYLSPEPLRGKRPNEPARVEHTLRCLAKIRGVSAESLAETTTENARRLFQLP; encoded by the coding sequence ATGACGCTGCGACTTTTCGACACCCACGCGCACCTAAACGTCGATGCGTTCGCCGAAGGATTGGACCAGACCGTCAGTCGTGCACGGGATGCCGGGGTGGAGGCGATCATGGTGATCGGCATCGATGCCGCAACCAGTCGGCGCGCCTGTGATCTGGCCGCCGAGTACCCGGGATTCCTGTACGCCGCCGTCGGAATTCAACCCAACTCCGCCGCCGAAGCCGATGTCGGCGATTTCGCGATCATCGAAGAGTTGGCCGGATATCCCGGTGTCCGCGCGATCGGCGAAACCGGACTGGATTGTTACTGGGACGACACGCCGATCGAGTTGCAGCACGTGTATTTTGATCGGCACATGCAACTCTGCCGTGACACGTCCCTGCCGATGGTCATCCACATGCGTGACAGCGGGGATTTGATCGTCGATCAATTGAAACGTCAAAGCTCGGTGCCGCCAGGCATCATGCATTCCTTCACCGGCGATTGGGCGTGCGCCAAAACCTGCTTGGATCTCGGACTGCACATCAGCTTTGCCGGAATGGTGACCTTCAAGAAAAGCGACGAGCTGAGGGAGGTTGCCCGACAGGTTCCCGAAGACCGATTGCTGATCGAAACCGATTCGCCGTACCTGAGTCCCGAACCGCTGCGTGGCAAACGGCCCAATGAACCCGCGCGGGTCGAACACACCCTACGCTGCTTGGCCAAGATTCGCGGCGTGTCGGCCGAATCGCTGGCTGAAACGACCACCGAAAACGCCAGGCGTTTGTTTCAACTGCCGTAA
- a CDS encoding phosphatidate cytidylyltransferase, with product MNDTLTQPEFGMLASTVWLSTRAMILVAVILSALGIASLVGFLLSRRETMGVDSAIVRRYNQKLRVWWLMTAIFVFGFLLQRIGVVILFGFVSFWALREFITMTPTRRGDHRTLFWVFFVFTPLQYILIALGSHPPSFVPQNDYYGLYSIMIPVYASLFIPARAAIAGDYKRFLERSAKIQAGLLICVYALSYAPALLDLDLVRTGGEPWPGSNVSVLIFLVVIAQLAAVLERGWTKLAGRHVIAEKINGSRTWEGVLGSMVTTGLIAAALSWATPFYPWEAGVLAAVVTTMACGGAMTMSAIKRDRGVTDTGTLVQGHAGVLDQIDNICFAAPVFYHLTRYFFSA from the coding sequence ATGAACGACACTTTGACCCAACCAGAATTCGGGATGCTCGCGAGCACCGTCTGGTTGTCCACGCGGGCGATGATTCTCGTTGCGGTGATTCTGTCCGCACTGGGAATCGCGTCGTTGGTCGGCTTCCTGTTGTCACGTCGCGAAACGATGGGCGTCGATTCGGCCATCGTCCGACGGTACAACCAAAAGCTCCGGGTCTGGTGGCTGATGACGGCGATCTTCGTCTTCGGATTCTTGCTGCAGCGCATCGGTGTCGTCATCCTGTTCGGGTTCGTGTCCTTTTGGGCGCTGCGCGAATTCATCACGATGACGCCGACGCGGCGCGGGGATCACCGCACGTTGTTCTGGGTGTTCTTTGTGTTCACGCCGCTGCAGTACATCTTGATCGCGCTGGGCAGCCATCCGCCCAGCTTCGTTCCCCAGAACGACTACTACGGCTTGTACAGCATCATGATCCCGGTGTACGCCAGTTTGTTCATCCCGGCCCGTGCCGCGATCGCCGGTGACTACAAACGGTTCCTGGAACGGAGTGCGAAAATCCAAGCCGGATTGCTGATTTGCGTGTACGCGCTCAGCTACGCCCCGGCGCTGTTGGATCTGGATCTGGTTCGGACCGGCGGAGAGCCGTGGCCCGGCAGCAACGTCAGCGTGTTGATCTTTCTGGTCGTGATCGCCCAGCTGGCTGCCGTGCTCGAACGCGGCTGGACCAAGCTGGCCGGGCGTCATGTCATCGCCGAAAAGATCAACGGATCACGCACCTGGGAAGGCGTGCTGGGTTCCATGGTGACCACCGGGCTGATCGCCGCGGCGCTCTCCTGGGCGACTCCGTTTTATCCGTGGGAAGCCGGTGTGCTGGCGGCCGTCGTCACCACGATGGCCTGCGGCGGAGCGATGACCATGAGTGCCATCAAACGCGACCGCGGCGTCACCGATACGGGAACGCTGGTCCAAGGTCACGCGGGCGTGCTGGATCAAATCGACAACATTTGTTTCGCCGCGCCGGTCTTCTATCACCTGACTCGTTACTTCTTTTCAGCCTAA
- the leuB gene encoding 3-isopropylmalate dehydrogenase: MKASIVLLPGDGIGPEITQQAKRVLETIGEIFGHEFTYQSHLIGGIAIDETGDPLPEETVQACRHSDAILLGAVGGPKWDDPSAKTRPEAGLLKIRKELGLFANLRPIKLFDQLIDASPLRREIIEGTDILFLRELTGGIYFGESSRSGSGVDETASQAMVYSVGEVERIVRLAAQAAKGRDNRLTSVDKANVLEPSRLWRQAAARVMAEEFPEVQYDVVLVDAMAMHLINRPSDFDVVVTGNMFGDILTDEASMLPGSLGMLPSASLGSDGPGLYEPIHGSAPDIAGKGIANPLATILAAAMLLRHSLNAEPEAVAIETAVGDVLAAGLRTADIARGGPSVSTEAMGDAVVNQLKQ; encoded by the coding sequence TTGAAAGCCTCCATCGTTCTTTTGCCCGGCGACGGCATCGGTCCCGAAATCACGCAGCAAGCCAAACGTGTTCTCGAAACGATTGGCGAGATTTTCGGCCACGAATTCACTTACCAATCGCACCTGATCGGTGGGATCGCGATCGACGAAACCGGCGACCCGCTGCCGGAGGAAACCGTTCAGGCCTGTCGTCATTCCGATGCGATCCTGCTGGGCGCCGTCGGCGGCCCCAAGTGGGATGACCCGTCGGCCAAGACGCGGCCGGAAGCGGGGTTGTTGAAGATTCGCAAGGAGCTCGGATTGTTCGCCAACTTGCGACCGATCAAGTTGTTCGACCAATTGATCGACGCCTCACCGCTGCGTCGCGAGATCATCGAAGGCACCGACATTCTGTTTCTCCGTGAGCTGACCGGCGGAATCTATTTCGGCGAATCCAGTCGCAGCGGGTCCGGGGTGGATGAAACCGCCAGCCAAGCGATGGTGTACAGCGTCGGTGAAGTCGAGCGAATCGTGCGACTGGCCGCACAAGCCGCCAAGGGACGCGACAACCGTTTGACCAGCGTCGACAAGGCGAACGTGCTGGAGCCCAGTCGGTTGTGGCGGCAAGCCGCTGCACGCGTGATGGCCGAAGAGTTCCCCGAAGTCCAATACGACGTCGTGCTGGTCGATGCGATGGCGATGCACCTGATCAATCGCCCCTCGGATTTCGATGTCGTCGTCACCGGCAACATGTTCGGTGACATCTTGACCGACGAGGCGTCGATGCTGCCCGGTTCGCTGGGCATGCTGCCGAGTGCCTCGCTGGGCAGCGATGGTCCCGGGCTGTACGAACCGATCCATGGTTCCGCCCCCGACATCGCGGGCAAAGGCATCGCCAATCCGCTGGCGACGATTTTGGCCGCGGCGATGTTGCTGCGTCATTCCTTGAATGCGGAACCCGAAGCGGTCGCCATCGAAACGGCCGTCGGTGACGTCTTGGCCGCCGGACTGCGAACCGCCGACATCGCCCGGGGCGGCCCGTCGGTCTCAACCGAAGCGATGGGTGACGCGGTCGTCAATCAACTCAAACAGTGA
- a CDS encoding glycosyltransferase family 4 protein, translating to MQAGNLGRSSSTGPLPATPIVLHPQSAGPVEQDSIPAGGGIPTASVRVLHIVNGEHFAGAERVQSHLGRCLPEFAVDADFACVKPGKFAKTLVEHGGAWGRCFRADMKNRLDVRAAWRVRRLVRENGYDLMHAHTPRTAMIASLASRLTGLPWVYHVHSPTARDSSKRLTNHANAAVEKLSLRGCNHLITVSESLRLDCIRRGCHEEDVTVVHNGVPAVCPPRSSTPVVGGRWVLGMVALMRPRKGLEIALEAIAKLRDQHDVRLRIIGPFETDAYKESIEDLIAELQISGLVERVGFTRNVPGELAKLDAMVLPSLYGEGLPMVVLESMAAGLPVVATRVEGTPEALTDGAQGLLAEPGDAESLAEKIEELISGVHDWQQMSDAAIERHAKDFSDVAMASRTADVYRKVLGL from the coding sequence ATGCAAGCTGGAAATCTCGGCCGATCAAGCTCGACCGGACCACTCCCCGCAACCCCGATCGTCCTCCATCCGCAGTCCGCCGGCCCGGTGGAGCAGGATTCGATCCCGGCGGGGGGAGGCATCCCGACGGCATCCGTTCGTGTCTTGCACATCGTCAACGGAGAACATTTTGCGGGGGCCGAACGCGTCCAGTCCCACCTGGGCCGCTGCTTACCAGAGTTCGCCGTCGATGCCGATTTCGCCTGCGTGAAACCGGGTAAGTTTGCCAAAACGTTGGTCGAACACGGCGGAGCCTGGGGCCGTTGTTTCCGCGCGGACATGAAAAACCGGCTGGACGTCCGCGCCGCCTGGCGGGTTCGTCGACTGGTCCGAGAAAACGGGTACGACTTGATGCACGCCCACACGCCGCGAACGGCGATGATCGCGTCGCTGGCGTCGCGTCTGACCGGGCTGCCGTGGGTCTATCACGTCCACAGCCCCACGGCTCGGGATTCGTCCAAGCGGTTGACCAATCACGCCAATGCCGCGGTCGAAAAACTGTCGCTGCGGGGATGCAACCACTTGATCACGGTCTCGGAGAGCTTGCGGTTGGATTGCATTCGGCGTGGTTGTCACGAAGAGGATGTCACGGTCGTGCACAACGGCGTGCCCGCGGTCTGCCCACCACGCTCGTCGACGCCGGTCGTCGGCGGACGCTGGGTGCTCGGCATGGTTGCGTTGATGCGACCGCGAAAGGGGCTGGAAATCGCCTTAGAAGCGATCGCAAAATTGCGGGACCAGCACGACGTCCGCCTTCGGATCATCGGCCCCTTCGAAACCGACGCCTACAAGGAATCGATCGAAGACCTGATCGCAGAATTGCAGATCTCGGGATTGGTCGAGCGAGTCGGCTTTACACGCAATGTTCCGGGCGAACTCGCCAAACTGGACGCGATGGTGTTGCCCAGTCTGTACGGAGAAGGGTTGCCGATGGTGGTGCTCGAATCCATGGCCGCGGGGCTTCCCGTGGTCGCCACGCGGGTCGAGGGGACGCCCGAGGCGTTGACCGATGGGGCCCAAGGATTGCTCGCCGAGCCGGGCGACGCGGAAAGTCTGGCCGAGAAAATCGAGGAGCTGATCTCGGGCGTCCACGACTGGCAACAGATGTCCGACGCCGCGATCGAGCGTCATGCCAAGGATTTCTCCGACGTCGCGATGGCAAGTCGGACGGCGGATGTCTATCGCAAGGTGCTGGGACTCTAG
- a CDS encoding Dabb family protein yields MARLAHHVFFTLKDNSPAAVDSLVADCQKYLDDHDGVIGFSVGRRDTELDRPVNVKFDVSLHVIFSDRATHDVYQTAPRHLEFIERQKENWATVQVCDSLLED; encoded by the coding sequence ATGGCTCGGCTCGCCCACCACGTTTTTTTTACGCTCAAAGACAACAGCCCGGCGGCGGTCGACAGTCTGGTCGCGGACTGCCAAAAATACCTGGATGATCACGACGGAGTCATCGGGTTTTCGGTCGGTCGCCGAGACACCGAGTTGGACCGGCCGGTCAATGTCAAATTTGACGTGTCGCTGCACGTGATCTTTAGTGATCGCGCGACCCATGACGTGTACCAAACGGCCCCCCGACACCTCGAATTCATCGAGCGTCAGAAGGAGAACTGGGCCACGGTTCAGGTCTGTGACAGTTTGCTGGAAGACTAG